In Rhodococcus sp. OK302, one genomic interval encodes:
- a CDS encoding SDR family NAD(P)-dependent oxidoreductase translates to MDLRLSGKRAIVAGGSKGIGLAIARGLAAEGVDVAILARTAESVDSVAAQISAEFGVRAIGVVTDTRDDAVVHASVHEVVETFGGVDILVNSAATPWSAGKSTDFWSTTDEVVRDQIEVKVLGYLRTARAVAPYMVAQGWGRIINISGLGARSATSIAHTVRNVSVSALTKNLADELGPSGINVTVVHPGVTRTERLNARIVGEMNLTGRSLDEVEAGIATNSIRKIVDASEVADVVTFLASPRSVSITGDAIAVGGGVPGPVYY, encoded by the coding sequence ATGGACCTTCGTCTTTCGGGAAAACGTGCAATCGTCGCCGGCGGTAGCAAAGGGATCGGGTTGGCGATAGCCCGCGGGCTGGCGGCGGAGGGCGTCGACGTCGCAATTCTTGCCAGAACTGCGGAATCTGTGGACTCCGTTGCAGCACAGATCTCTGCGGAGTTCGGTGTGCGGGCAATCGGCGTCGTGACGGATACCCGCGACGACGCCGTAGTTCACGCGTCGGTGCATGAGGTGGTGGAGACTTTCGGAGGCGTCGACATCCTGGTCAATTCTGCGGCGACTCCGTGGAGTGCGGGAAAGTCGACGGATTTCTGGTCGACAACAGATGAGGTCGTTCGGGACCAAATCGAAGTGAAGGTTCTCGGCTACCTCCGCACAGCCCGCGCTGTGGCGCCGTATATGGTCGCCCAGGGTTGGGGCCGGATCATCAATATCAGTGGACTAGGCGCGCGCAGCGCTACCTCGATTGCCCACACCGTTCGCAATGTCAGCGTTTCGGCGTTGACGAAGAACCTGGCCGACGAGTTGGGGCCCAGCGGGATCAATGTGACCGTCGTGCATCCCGGTGTCACGCGGACCGAGAGGTTGAATGCGCGGATCGTAGGCGAGATGAACCTGACCGGGCGTTCGCTCGACGAGGTGGAAGCCGGTATTGCAACAAATTCGATTCGAAAGATCGTCGACGCCAGTGAAGTGGCTGACGTCGTGACCTTTCTGGCGTCGCCGCGCAGTGTCTCCATTACGGGCGATGCCATTGCTGTGGGTGGTGGTGTTCCCGGGCCGGTGTACTACTGA